GATGCGATCCTGCGGGAGGCCGGCGTTGGACTCGAAGAGGTCGAGGACGGAGAAATCACCTATAATCGCAGCTCGTCGAAACGCGGCATGCTGGTCGCCGCGCCGAAATCCCTCATTGAGGAAACCCGCAACATAGCCCGCACCGTTTCGGAAGGAATAGACTGGTCATGACAAAGCAGACGAAGGAAAAGCAGCTGTTGCATCTCGTCTTCGGCGGGGAACTCGAGACGCTCGACGGCGTGACCTTCCGCGATCCCTCGAAGCTCGACATTGTGGGCGTCTTTCCCGACAATGACAGCGCGCTCGCCGCCTGGAAGGCGAAGGCGCAATCGACGGTCGACAACGCGCATATGCGCTACTTCGTCGTGCATCTCTACAAGCTGCTCGACCCCGAGCACGAGAAG
The nucleotide sequence above comes from Methylocystis parvus OBBP. Encoded proteins:
- a CDS encoding DUF4170 domain-containing protein, with protein sequence MTKQTKEKQLLHLVFGGELETLDGVTFRDPSKLDIVGVFPDNDSALAAWKAKAQSTVDNAHMRYFVVHLYKLLDPEHEKL